The following nucleotide sequence is from Basilea psittacipulmonis DSM 24701.
GATTTTGGCAAGGATTAAATTTCTGTCTTGATGAATGATGGTGCTGAACGCTCGGATGTCTAATAATGTCAAGCGATTGGGGCTACTCACGATCCAAGAGGGGGTAGAAATTTGGCATAAATCCAAGTGTGAGAGGTCTTTGTACAAATATTCATCTTGTGGTTTAAATAAAACCGTCCCCTCCATTAGCTCACGTTGCCAGTTATCCGTATTCAAAACCTGTTCTTTGTTCCAGTGATCGATGATGTAAACTGGTTTTTTTAATCCCGCATAAAAAGGAAAGGAATAGTAATAATAACCGAGCATATATACCTCATCATTGGCTTGAATAGATGAAGACAAGGTTAGGGCGGCGGGTTGATAGTTTTTAGGGGAACGGAAAGTAAGCCAAATAACCGTCATGATTAAGGCGGTGGCAAAAAAAGTTACCCCTGCAAAATAAGACAAACGTTTGATAGCAGTGATTTTGCAGGCATAATACGCGTCAGCAATCAAATAAGCTAGAAAAAATGTAACGGGAAAAATATAGCCGATTAATTTGGAGTTGGGGATGGAGAAAAAAAGAGTCATCCATAACACCGCCACCCATGCCATTAAACGAATCTGAGCAGAAGGTTTGAAAGGGTGTTGAATGAGGCTTTTGAGCAGCCAATACAAATAAGGCAATACACAAGGCACCAGATAAATTAGGTAAAACCAAGCTGGATTGGGGTTGTTGAAGCTTTCATCGGTATAACGTTCAAAATGTTGCACGATAAAGAAGTAATGAAGAAAGCAGGGGTATTGGATTTGTACCGCGATTAACCATGGCAAGATGATGATCAATAATGTCAGCCAAGCCCAAGGAGCAGCGAGCAAAGGCAACATCAGTCGCCATTGTGCGGTTAAAACTAGCCAAAGACCGATCGCACCCGCAGGCAATACGATGCCGATTAAACCTTTGGCCAAAAAAGCCAATCCCGCTAGGCCATAAGCGACTATTAACCAGCTTTGATGGGGGTGTTGTGCGTTGATCAGTAAGGCACAATGCACGAAACAAACGATACACGCACTAATCAAGCCAGCTACCAGCATGTCTAAATTCGCATATTCGGCTCCCATAAATAACAAGGGTAAGGTGCTGGCAATGATGAGGTATAGCAAGGCAGTTCGTGGGTGTTGGTGTTTTTTGATTAAAAAATAGAAACTAAATATCCCAATCAAAGCCCCTAAAATCGGGGTTAAACGTGCCGCATATTCATGATGTCCAAAAATATTGAGGAACAAAGCGGTTAGCCAATACATCAAAGGCGGTTTATGAAAAAAAGGCTGATCATTTAAGGTGGGAATCAGGTAATTGCCTGAACGTATCATTTCCCAAGCGACCCCCACATATCGCCCCTCATCAGGGATTAAAAAAGGACGACTCCACGCATACAGAAAAAACCACAGAAAAACGCCTACTATCAGCCAAATACTGGATATTTTTTCACCACGATTCAGTAAACGATGGCAAAAGTCAAAAAGAAAAGCAAACTTGTGTTGAATGGTTTCGTTCGTACGATTGGGCATATTGGCTCACTGATTAAATGGGGTGACGAGGATGTGAAACGAGCATTTTAACATTCCCCAGATAGATTGTTGCAGCGAATGAGACGATTGGAGGGAGAGACAGCCCCCGCACCAGAGTGAAGTCGTGGCGGGATGATTGCAGCGAATGAGACGATTGGAGAGAGAGGCAGCCCTGCACCAGAGTGAAGTCGTGGCGGGATGATTGTAGCGAATGAGACGATTGAGGGAGCAATGATCTGAAAAGCATCGTTTAAGCATCGCAGATAGATCAAAACCTATGCAATGCAAGAAGTCTTAAAGATAATCTATTATTAAATCAGAAGATTTTGAATTGTTAGGTTGCAAAAAAAGCAACGCTTGTATTTCATAAATATTTCATTTTCATCGGGGAGGGGGTAGGCCTAAAAACAAGGGTTAACTATATGAAAAATAAGTAAGATGGGGTGTTTGGCTGACAAGAGTTAAATTGTTGGTCTTTGTTCTAGGCAAAGGACTACTATAAAATATAGGGTAGTTAGAACTTTTCTCTGAAAAAGTGAAAGGTAATGAAAATAATTATTGGTACTTACAAGAGTTTCTTATAGAGGGAATCGTTATGAATCGCCATTATAAAACAGTCTGGAGTCATGCCCGTCAACAGTGGGTGGTAACCTCTGAGTTAGCTAAATCTCATTCTAAATCCTCACGTTCGTCTGTTGTTAAAGCTGCAATAGCCACGTCTTTACTAGCTTTGGCAAGTGGTACAGCCTTTGCAGAGTGTACGGGGGGGTACAGCCACGATAACTTGTACAGGTGATACAGCTGGTCAACGCCAAAAAATCACCGATGACAATACGATATTTACTGTTGATTCAGGGGCTTCATTGAAGATAACAGGTGCTGAAGATAAAAGAGCTGGTTTAGAAACGACCCTTGATTATTCTGGATCAGGAAGTGGTCTTGGTGTAGTCATTGATTTAGATAATAAGAATTATAGCGGAACGAATAATGTTAATAATGCCACAATTATCAACAAAGGAACGATAGCTTGGAATGAAGCGAATAAAACAGGTGAACTTATCAAGTTCGGTAAAATAGGTTCGCAAGCACCTACAGCTACCAAGCTTTCTTTGACGAACGAGGCAGATGCCACCATTTCGCTAGATGTTGGGGATAGTAGTAAAGCATCTAAAGTAAGAGTTATCCATACGGCAGTTTATCCTGATAATCCTACTGATCCTAATGATTATTCTACAAGCATCATTAATAAAGGTACAATTTCTGCGACGAATGCGACTACCCCAGTTTCTAGTAGTGGCATAATGCAAGGCATTTATGCGGGTAACTATAACCCTAGCGTGACTAACTCAGGTACGATCTCCGTAAAATCAACAGATGCCAAAGTTGACGTAGATGGGCTTTTATTTAATACGACGACGGTTACTAATGGTCAGCCGATTGTTAATAATGAGGCAGGCGGTAAGATTACAGTTGAGGGTTTAAAGCAGTCTTCTGGTGTAAGAAGCACAACAGCTCAAAGTGCATTAGAAATGACCAATGCGGGTGAGATAACCGTTACTGGTCAAAAATCTTATGGCATTAACACAACGACCAATAACGGTGCGACAACAATCGAGAATAAAGGTAAGATTACAAGTAAAGGGGTGTTAGCAGGCCAAACCCTTGCCGAAGCTTATGGTGTGTATATAAATAGTCAATACAATGGTTATTCTAAAGCAGACGGTAATTTGACGGTTGGTGTGACGAATGAAGGTACGATAGACGTATCCTCTGAAATAGGGACTGCGACGACCATAGCAACCACAGACAGAAATAAATTCAGTAAGGCGGTGGGTGTTTATGGATATATTTCTGGTACAGATAATGATGTCACCCTTACTAATAAAGGGACTGGTAGTGCGATTAAGGTAACAGGTCCTCAAGCAGTGGGGATGTATGCTTCTGTAAATGCTGCAGGTAATGCGACTACCACAAATGAAGGTAATATAACGGTTACGCAAAACGCCAAAGGAATCCAGGAAGATTTATATTTGTATAGTAATTCAGTCGGTATGTATGCATTTTCTAGAGAAGGTAATGCGACCGCTGTCAATACAGGTACTATTACGCTTAAAGGCGAAGAGTCGAATGGACAGTCCTCTTATTATGATAGTAAGGAGATATCAGGAAGTACAAATAATAATACAGAATCTGGGCTGTATCCCGATAACCCCAAATTAGTGGGTATTATGGCAAATGGTCAAAATGCTACTGTAACGAATAGTGCTTCAATTAACGCCACATCAACGCTTTACGGCGTTCGTTCGGTGGGTATTGCACTTGAATTTGCCCCGAATGAAAGTTATAGACGTAAATCACTTTCCAATTATGAGGTTAAAAATAGTGGTGCTATTGATGTTTCTGGTGTGGGAGCAGGCGGTATTCTTGGTAGATCGTTTGGTAAGATTACTATTACCAATGAAGCAACAGGAACGATTAAGGCTACTTCAAATTCGTATGCTGGGGTAGATACCACTAAAACGAAGATTGATAATGCGGTAGGGATTCAAGGCTTCTCTTTCACAAACGATGTAAGCATTGATAACAAAGCCGATGTGACGGCCACAGCGAATGATACTTCTACCAATCTTAACGGCGGTGCATTTGGTATCTATGGTGCAGCAGCTGCTTCCATTACATCTCGTAATAATACGGCTCCATTATCTGGCAATCTCACTATTAAGAATACAGGAAATGTCAAAGTATCTGGTCAAACATCGACAGTAGGTATTTTTGGTGAGTCTTATAACAATACTTATTTTAAGGATCCAACAACTGTTAAGATTGAGAACTCTGGCGATATTAGCATTACGAAAAATCCTAGCTCTTCGACTTCCTTTGCGGCAGGTATTTATGCCAGTGCAAACACCACTACTTCAACTGTTGAGGTAAAAAATACCGCCTCAAAACTTGATATTAATGCAAATACGGCGACTGACAATGCTAAATCAGCAACAAGCCGTTCTTCAGCTGAGATGCAAGGAATCATTGCTAAAGGAAAATCAGCAAAAGTGGAGAATAGTGCCGTTATTACCGCTAATTCAAATTTAGCTGGATTAAATATGACGGGGATTCGATTGTACGCAGGCGACGGTGATGCTACCCTGACCAATACCGCTAAGATTACCGCTACCCAGACAGGGAAAATGGAAGCTAGCGCCACTTATCCAACGGGTGATGATATCTATTCCGCAGCGATTAAGGTAACAAACCGAGGAGCTACTGAGATTAAGAACAACGGTGCCATAAGCTTAGCAGGTAACTTGGTATCGGATGTATCTTCAGTATTTAATAATGCAGGTAATAGCCAAAATCTCAATAATATCTACAGTGATTATGTCAGAAAACTGATGGGTATCTATGTCAAAAATTATTCTAGTACAGATACACCAACAGTTGAAAACACGGGCGATATTAAAGGTGAGTCTAAACTATTTGCTACCCAGATTACTGGTGTTTATGTAAATAGTAACAGTGTAGCCACAGATGGGGTTATTAAAAATACAGGTGGAGAAATTGACCTTAAAGGTGCCTCTGCAGTGGGCTTGATGTCCTATGCAAATAAAGGTAAAGCAGAGATTACGTCAACAGGTACTAAGATTAAAGTCACCTCTCAAGCCAATACAGAAGCTGATGCAGCGAGTAAGTCGGAATTCTTACGCGTAGGCCCTGCAGTAGGGATTTATGCCCGCTCAACAAGTGGTGTGGCTAACATTACGAACCAAGCGGTAATCGAGGCAGAAGGTCCTACTGCAACCGCCATAGAAACTTATTCTGGTAGTAATACCACAAGCGTGACTAATGGGGCTGCTTTAACGGTAACAGGTAATGTAGCAACAGGGATTAAAGCTTATGGCAGTACCACTGCTGCAGGCGAAGCTACTAAAGTTACTAACTCAGCTGATATTACGATTACTCGCACTCCATCTAATACGACCACTAGTAGTGCAGCGATTTATGCACAAGCAGGTGGTAAGGGTGATGTAAAAGTTGAGAATACTAATACTGCCAGTAAGATTACCTTAACGGCAAATGCCGCGAGTGACAATACAACTGGCGGTGGTACCTTGTATGGTATTTATGCTTCAGGACAAGGTAAAAGTACGGTTGTCAATAAGGCAACGATTGTCGGTAATTCTAATCTAACAAGTCAATCCATTACAGGTATCTATGCTTCTGCAAGTAGTTTAGCAGCAGGTGATGTAAGTGTTGATACGGATAAAGATATAAACTTAACAGCGAGAACAGTCACTGGTATTAGTGCACAAAATGGCAATGGCAGTACCGCACTTAACTTAACAAAAGGCAATATTACGGTTACCGCTCAACCTGTAACATCGAATACAAGCTACGGTAGTGATACAGTAGGTTCGGCAACAGGTATCCAAGTAAGTGCTTCAGGAACAGGCAATGAAGCTAAAGTTGAAAATGCTGTGGCAGTGATGGCTAAAGCTATTGTCGATGCAGCGACTTATGGAGCAAGTGTCGGTAAGTATGAAACCGCACTCGGCATTAAAGTTAATGGCGGATCTGGTACGAATGCAACGCTAGTGAACAAGGGTGCGATTACCACTGAAGGGGCATCTTCTATTGGTTTAATGGCTACGGCATATTCTAGTACAACAATTGCAAAAGTTGAAAACAATGCCGCGATTACTACCACTCAGAAAGGTAAAAATATCAGTGGTGTAGCGTCTAATATTTCAGCGGCAATCATGGGCACTGCTCAGTATGCTAACGTAGATGTTACTAACAATGGTGCAATTACCTTAAATGGCGAAGCTCTTTCAGATGATACAACTGTTGCTACAACTCCTACATTAAGCACGACTGAATCGAAATTAGTCGGTATTTATGGTGAATTAACTAACAGTAGTAACACTAAAGAGTTAACTGTTAAGAATAACGCTGCCATAACAGGTACGTCAACACTTGATAGTACCTCAGTGGTGGGTGTGCTAGCGACCTCAGAAGGAAATGGCACAGTTAAGATCATTAACGATACTAGTGATAGCACTATTAACTTAACAGGTGCTTCAGTAGCAGGTTTGATGACCTCAGGTGGTCAAAACATTGATATTCAGTCTAAAGGCGGTGATATTACTGTAACAGCAACGGCTGACAAAGGTGTTGCAAAAGGTATCTTTATCAATACGAACTCTGCCGTTATTACAGGTACTTCTGATTTAACCAATAAAGCATTAGTAGGTATTCGTGCGGCTAGTAATGGCAGTGGTGGTGCAAGCGTTACCAACAAAGGTAATATTGCACTTACACATGACCAATCGGCTGTTCAAGGTAATAAGCAAGGCTTTGAAAGTGTAGGTATCTACGCAAGTTCTTCAACTAGTGTGGCGAAAATTGAGAACACTGGTGCAACGGTTACTGTTGAGAATCCAATATCTTTTGGTCAAGTAAATTCACGTGCTTTGAAAGCAGAAGGTGCAACTAAGGCTGAAGTAACGAATGATAGTGCTTTGACTATTAAGAAAACAGCTTCCGTATATGCAGAAGGAATCAGAGCAACTGCTAATGCTACTACAGGAACCGCCACGGTGAATAACAAAGGTGAGATTAATGTAGAGTCTAGTGCTAGTAACGCTTATGCTGCGGGTATTTACAGCACTGCAGGTGAAGTAACTGTGGAGAATACAGCTAATATTACTTCCGTTGCAGATAGCTCGAATAATTATGCTGCAGGCATTGTGTCGACTAACAGTTCAGCAACGGATGTTACGCTTAAAAACTTAAATAATGCGGTCATTAAAGCCACTAATAATGGCACTGGTAGTGCTAGAGGTATTTATGCGACTGCATCAACTACGAAAGGTACCGTTAAGATTGAAACGGCAGCAGGGACTAGTATTGTTACTGACAATGCTGCAGGTAAAGCACAGGGTCTTTATGTAGCTAGCGCACTAAATAGTAATATCCAGAATAATGGTACTATTACAGCAACCACTGCAAAAGATGCTTATGGTATTCAAGATGGTAGCTTAAATAGCGTCATTACAAATACGGCAGATATTAAAGCAACAGGCACTTCTTCTGCTTATGGTATGTACGTTGAAAACACAACTTCGAAAACGGTAGGTGGAACAACAAAACAACAATGTTTTGGTAATTTCTGCTTTGATGTTACTGAAGGTGGTACTAACGTATTCACTTCTAACTTAGTGTCTAGCAATATTACCAACGATGCGAATCTAACCGTTAAGGCTAATAATGCCACGGATTCGGCTGGTATTTATGTTGGTTTTGGAGCTGATACGACAGCTGCTTCGATTACTAACACGAAAACCATTGAACTTACTGGCTCATCAGATAAAGCAACGTCATTACGTCGCAGTGCGATTACATTTGCTAGTGATGGTAATACCGCGAAGGCTACATTCACGGTGGATAACAGTGGTACGATCCAATCTGATGATAATAGCTATGCGATTACATTAAGCCAGATAGCTAATCCAGCTACTGGTGCTATCGAAGACAATGAAACAAACATCGCCATTACCAATACCGGAACGATTAGCTCGGCGTTAGGTGTGAAAACACAAGCTGGTGCGGATAGTTATACTCAGACAGGTTCAAACTCTATGTTTGAGGGTGTGCTAGATATGGATAAAGGCGATGATGTAGCAACTTTCGAAGATGGATACATTATCGGCAAGATCTATATGGGTGAAGGTAGTGATACGGTTTCGATTGCGTCTAATGTTGATACTACTGGTTTAACCGTCTTAGATGGTGGCGATGATTATGGTACTGCAGATGGCTGGGTAGATACGCTAATCTTAAACGGTGAGCGTCAGATCTTCACGGATAATCAAGGAACGACCGCTACTTCTCGTGCTGGCAATACAGGAATAAACCTATTGGATTGGGAAAACATCGATTTGGGTGATGGCACGACAGAATCTGTTGCAACCTTAGCAGGTAACTTAGAGGCTGAAACAGTCAACATTGCAAATAATGCTACCTTGAAGATGAGTGAAGATATTAATTCTCCAACGATCAAGGGTAGTGTTGTCAACTCAGGTACGATTGACCTAACAGGTAATAAACAAACAGGCGATACCCTTACTATCGATGGTAACTATACAGGTAATAGCGGCAGTACGATTAAACTTAACTTTGTACTCAATGATGACAAAGAGTTTGCAGCTTCTGACAATGTCGTTATTACGGGTACCGCTTCTGGTGAATCAACAGTAGAGTTACTTGGAGAAGATAATACGGCTGTCGTGTTAGACGGTAATGCGGAAGAAGTTAGCTTGGCAACAAGCAAATTACCGATTATCTCTGTTCAAGGAAATAGTGACTTCCAAGTGACTGACTTTAAACTAACAGGTACATTAGAGACAACAGGTGCATCTGATGTTAAGTTGGTAAGAAACGGTGCAAATAACTACTACTGGGGACCTAGTTATGCTTGGGTAACTAACCGAGTGGGTGCAAACGCGACTAACTACTTAGGTATGATTCGCGTCAACCAAGAACAAGGCTTTATGACACTTTCTACGTATCATGAACGCCGTGGCGATAATATTTACACCTATCCAGAAAACAAACAAAGCTGGGGACGTATCTATGGTCGTCATATTTCTCAAGATGGTGCACAGTTTATCGGTTTAGATACAAACTTCTATGGTATCCAAATCGGCCATGACTTCCGTATTCGTTATAACGAAAATGGCAGACGTGATCAAACAGGCGTGTACTTTGCTTATAACCAAGCATCAGCTGATTTCATGAACTATACACGCGATGATCCTAAGACTGGTCGCGGTACGGCTAAGAACTTCAGCTTAGGTATTACTCATACTCGTCTATACGCGAATATGACATACATTGACTTAGTTGCTCAAGTTTCGCATACACGCAACAAATATAAACCGATTGCTAAAGAGGCGAGAGGTCAAGACACTTGGGGTTATGCGTTATCTGCTGAATACGGTCGTCCATTCGTGATTAATGAGCGTCGTGCTTTGGATAATGCTTATACTACTCGTTGGACAATTGAACCACAAGCTCAATTAGTGTATCAGTATATGCACATGAATGATTTCCGTGATGAAACACGTGAAATTGCTACGAATGTCCAACACGCCTTGAGAGGTCGCTTGGGTGCAAGAGCGGTTTACCATACCAATGAGAAAAATACCGTGTATGCAGTGGCTAATATTTGGCATGATTTCTTGAAACCAAGAAAAATGAATATTGGTGAAGATGCGATACGTGAAACTTACGCCTCAACATGGGGTGAACTCGGTGTGGGTAGTTCAATGAAGTTTAACCGCAATACCGCTATCTATGGCGATGTACGCTATGAACGTAGTTTATCAGGTACTAAACGCCATGGTGTGAGAGGTACTGTAGGATTGAGCTACAACTGGAAATAATTTTTCTAAGTAACTAATCTCCTCCCATATTCCTCCCTAGCCCCAATACTAGGGAGGTTTTTTTGTGCACGTGGTGGATCTCATGCACAAAAAATCGCAAAATTTGTGCACGTGGTAGATCTCATGCACAAAAAATCGCAAAATTTGTGCACGTGGTAGGTCTCATGCACAAAAAATCGCAAAATTTGTGCACGTGGTAGATCTCATGCACAAGAAATCGCAAAATTTGTGCATATGGTAGATCTCATGCACAAAAAATCGTAAAATTTGTGCATATGAAATGTTGATGAATGAGGTGGATCATGGGGCAGGAGAAAACTTATCAGTTACCTGATTTATTTAATCTGGGCAATATTGAAAATAAAACTATTTTAAAAGCGTGTAATGTGGCTCATCAAGCACTAGGGGAGCTGAAAGGGGTGGTGCATAGCATGCCAAACCAAAATATTTTGCTGACAACATTGCCGATACAAGAAGCAAAGGAAAGTTCTGCCATAGAAAATATTATCACCACCCAAGATGATCTATATAAAAGTAATGCCGATAATTTAGAGTTTCCCTCGATTGCCGCGAAAGAGGTGCATCGTTATGGTTTAGCGATGGCAATTGGTTATGAACAGGTTAAGCAACATAAATTAATCACATTAAGATTAATTAAAGATGTACAAGAGCGATTAGAGGGAAATAACGCGGGTTTTCGCCAACAAGCGGGTACTGCTTTGATTAATCAACACACTGGGGAAACGGTTTACACGCCCCCACAATTACCGTCTGAAATTGAAAATGGTATGGCAAAACTGACTGAGTTTATCAATAATTCAGAACAAATTGATTATGATCCATTGGTTAAAATGGCATTAATTCATCATCAGTTTGAAAGTATTCATCCATTTTATGATGGTAATGGTCGAACAGGTCGAATTATCAATATTCTTTACCTTATCCAACAAGATCTGTTGGAAACCCCTATTTTGTACCTTTCACGTTATATTAATCAGCATAAAGAACAATATTATCGATTAATTCAACAAGTCAGAGATACGCAAAATTGGGAAGAGTGGATTTTGTTCATACTCCAAGGCATTGCTCAAACAGCGAAACAAACAACCGTATTGATTAATCAAATCAAAGAATTTATGCAAAAACATAAGCACCTCATTCGCCGTGAATTACCTAAGATTTACAGTCATGAACTTATCAATAATATTTATCAGTATCCTTATACAAAAATTGATTTTGTTGCCAGAGACTGTCGTATTCATCGCAATACTGCAAGTAAGTATTTAGAAGAACTGGTCAAACTCGGGGTGCTGAAAAAAGAAAAAATAGGTAAAGATAATTTTTATATCAATACCAATTTATTTAATTTGTTGGGGGAGTAAGCAAAAACCCACAGCAACAATCGCCATGGGTTTGGGTTGATTAGAAGTAGTCGTTTATCGTTCCTACTAAGATGATGAGGGTGAGGGCAGCTAGTGACAAGGCGAAAAAAGAACGCTCTTGCCTTAAACATAAATGCACAATCTAGAAAAATGTCGTTGAAACAAGTGTTCATAACAGTGTGAAAGACAAATAAGTGGCATGAAACTCACAAAAAACGCGATGTTGTGGTTATTTTTATACACTTTGAATTTGAATTAAAAAAGGATGTGTGACTAGGCAAATTTTGGCTTTCCAAAGATTTTTGCCTAAAATTCAGCTGAATAATAATCAGATTTATATTGAGAATAATTATCATTAATAGTATCTTTATAAATGTTTCGTTGGTTTGTGAAGCGTTGGGGCCACCTGCTAACGAAGTGGACACAAAGGCAAAAGGCGAGTTTCGGATATGAAACGGATGCAGGATCGCGTTTTTGCGGTAGTAAATGTTCTCTATGACAAACAGGGATAAAGTGGTACAAGGAGTAGGTATGAGGTTGTACAAAACAAAATTATCGGTGGTGACGTGTTTAGCACTGACTTCTGTGGCATTTGCACAGGAACAAAATGACGTTGAATTAGAAAAAATTGTGGTGACCGCAGAACGCAAGCTCAAGCAGTCTTTGGGGGTGAGTGAGTTACCTGCCCAAGAGATAGAAAAATCGGCGGTTGTTAATGATGTGTCGGATTTGTTGCGTAAAATGCCGGGGGTGAATTTAACGGGAAATACCGCAACGGGTCAGCGTGGTAATGCCCGTCAGATCGACATTCGTGGGATGGGGCCTGAGAATACGTTGATTTTGATTGATGGTCGTCCAGTGACCTCGCGTCATTCGGTGCGTTATAGTTGGCGTGGTCAAAGGGATACGCGTGGTGATACGAACTGGGTGCCTGTTGAGGATATTGAGTCAGTCGAAGTGCTAAGAGGTCCAGCGGCTGCCCGTTATGGTTCAGGTTCGATGGGTGGCGTAGTCAATATCACGACAAAGAAAACATCTAAGGTGTTCAAAGGCTCGCTTACCTACTATACGAATATTCCTGAAGATGGCGATGAGGGTGGCACAAATCGAGTCGGCTTTAGCGTC
It contains:
- a CDS encoding ESPR domain-containing protein; the protein is MNRHYKTVWSHARQQWVVTSELAKSHSKSSRSSVVKAAIATSLLALASGTAFAECTGGYSHDNLYR
- a CDS encoding ArnT family glycosyltransferase: MPNRTNETIQHKFAFLFDFCHRLLNRGEKISSIWLIVGVFLWFFLYAWSRPFLIPDEGRYVGVAWEMIRSGNYLIPTLNDQPFFHKPPLMYWLTALFLNIFGHHEYAARLTPILGALIGIFSFYFLIKKHQHPRTALLYLIIASTLPLLFMGAEYANLDMLVAGLISACIVCFVHCALLINAQHPHQSWLIVAYGLAGLAFLAKGLIGIVLPAGAIGLWLVLTAQWRLMLPLLAAPWAWLTLLIIILPWLIAVQIQYPCFLHYFFIVQHFERYTDESFNNPNPAWFYLIYLVPCVLPYLYWLLKSLIQHPFKPSAQIRLMAWVAVLWMTLFFSIPNSKLIGYIFPVTFFLAYLIADAYYACKITAIKRLSYFAGVTFFATALIMTVIWLTFRSPKNYQPAALTLSSSIQANDEVYMLGYYYYSFPFYAGLKKPVYIIDHWNKEQVLNTDNWQRELMEGTVLFKPQDEYLYKDLSHLDLCQISTPSWIVSSPNRLTLLDIRAFSTIIHQDRNLILAKIDPDKINAVYGCKSSKP
- a CDS encoding autotransporter domain-containing protein, coding for MQSVRGGTATITCTGDTAGQRQKITDDNTIFTVDSGASLKITGAEDKRAGLETTLDYSGSGSGLGVVIDLDNKNYSGTNNVNNATIINKGTIAWNEANKTGELIKFGKIGSQAPTATKLSLTNEADATISLDVGDSSKASKVRVIHTAVYPDNPTDPNDYSTSIINKGTISATNATTPVSSSGIMQGIYAGNYNPSVTNSGTISVKSTDAKVDVDGLLFNTTTVTNGQPIVNNEAGGKITVEGLKQSSGVRSTTAQSALEMTNAGEITVTGQKSYGINTTTNNGATTIENKGKITSKGVLAGQTLAEAYGVYINSQYNGYSKADGNLTVGVTNEGTIDVSSEIGTATTIATTDRNKFSKAVGVYGYISGTDNDVTLTNKGTGSAIKVTGPQAVGMYASVNAAGNATTTNEGNITVTQNAKGIQEDLYLYSNSVGMYAFSREGNATAVNTGTITLKGEESNGQSSYYDSKEISGSTNNNTESGLYPDNPKLVGIMANGQNATVTNSASINATSTLYGVRSVGIALEFAPNESYRRKSLSNYEVKNSGAIDVSGVGAGGILGRSFGKITITNEATGTIKATSNSYAGVDTTKTKIDNAVGIQGFSFTNDVSIDNKADVTATANDTSTNLNGGAFGIYGAAAASITSRNNTAPLSGNLTIKNTGNVKVSGQTSTVGIFGESYNNTYFKDPTTVKIENSGDISITKNPSSSTSFAAGIYASANTTTSTVEVKNTASKLDINANTATDNAKSATSRSSAEMQGIIAKGKSAKVENSAVITANSNLAGLNMTGIRLYAGDGDATLTNTAKITATQTGKMEASATYPTGDDIYSAAIKVTNRGATEIKNNGAISLAGNLVSDVSSVFNNAGNSQNLNNIYSDYVRKLMGIYVKNYSSTDTPTVENTGDIKGESKLFATQITGVYVNSNSVATDGVIKNTGGEIDLKGASAVGLMSYANKGKAEITSTGTKIKVTSQANTEADAASKSEFLRVGPAVGIYARSTSGVANITNQAVIEAEGPTATAIETYSGSNTTSVTNGAALTVTGNVATGIKAYGSTTAAGEATKVTNSADITITRTPSNTTTSSAAIYAQAGGKGDVKVENTNTASKITLTANAASDNTTGGGTLYGIYASGQGKSTVVNKATIVGNSNLTSQSITGIYASASSLAAGDVSVDTDKDINLTARTVTGISAQNGNGSTALNLTKGNITVTAQPVTSNTSYGSDTVGSATGIQVSASGTGNEAKVENAVAVMAKAIVDAATYGASVGKYETALGIKVNGGSGTNATLVNKGAITTEGASSIGLMATAYSSTTIAKVENNAAITTTQKGKNISGVASNISAAIMGTAQYANVDVTNNGAITLNGEALSDDTTVATTPTLSTTESKLVGIYGELTNSSNTKELTVKNNAAITGTSTLDSTSVVGVLATSEGNGTVKIINDTSDSTINLTGASVAGLMTSGGQNIDIQSKGGDITVTATADKGVAKGIFINTNSAVITGTSDLTNKALVGIRAASNGSGGASVTNKGNIALTHDQSAVQGNKQGFESVGIYASSSTSVAKIENTGATVTVENPISFGQVNSRALKAEGATKAEVTNDSALTIKKTASVYAEGIRATANATTGTATVNNKGEINVESSASNAYAAGIYSTAGEVTVENTANITSVADSSNNYAAGIVSTNSSATDVTLKNLNNAVIKATNNGTGSARGIYATASTTKGTVKIETAAGTSIVTDNAAGKAQGLYVASALNSNIQNNGTITATTAKDAYGIQDGSLNSVITNTADIKATGTSSAYGMYVENTTSKTVGGTTKQQCFGNFCFDVTEGGTNVFTSNLVSSNITNDANLTVKANNATDSAGIYVGFGADTTAASITNTKTIELTGSSDKATSLRRSAITFASDGNTAKATFTVDNSGTIQSDDNSYAITLSQIANPATGAIEDNETNIAITNTGTISSALGVKTQAGADSYTQTGSNSMFEGVLDMDKGDDVATFEDGYIIGKIYMGEGSDTVSIASNVDTTGLTVLDGGDDYGTADGWVDTLILNGERQIFTDNQGTTATSRAGNTGINLLDWENIDLGDGTTESVATLAGNLEAETVNIANNATLKMSEDINSPTIKGSVVNSGTIDLTGNKQTGDTLTIDGNYTGNSGSTIKLNFVLNDDKEFAASDNVVITGTASGESTVELLGEDNTAVVLDGNAEEVSLATSKLPIISVQGNSDFQVTDFKLTGTLETTGASDVKLVRNGANNYYWGPSYAWVTNRVGANATNYLGMIRVNQEQGFMTLSTYHERRGDNIYTYPENKQSWGRIYGRHISQDGAQFIGLDTNFYGIQIGHDFRIRYNENGRRDQTGVYFAYNQASADFMNYTRDDPKTGRGTAKNFSLGITHTRLYANMTYIDLVAQVSHTRNKYKPIAKEARGQDTWGYALSAEYGRPFVINERRALDNAYTTRWTIEPQAQLVYQYMHMNDFRDETREIATNVQHALRGRLGARAVYHTNEKNTVYAVANIWHDFLKPRKMNIGEDAIRETYASTWGELGVGSSMKFNRNTAIYGDVRYERSLSGTKRHGVRGTVGLSYNWK